The genomic window ACGACGACGTGGTTTTATATTCCGACTATACAGAAAAAATACTCGCCGTATATGAAGAAGACGCCGGAGGAAAGATAGGCGGTGTCGGCGGGGCGATAACAAATCCAAAACCTCTTAAACTAATCCAGCGCCTGCGGAGAATAGTCAATATTATTTTTTTAATATCAGGCTTCCAAGAGGGCAAAGTTCTTGCTTCCGGGTTCAGCACAAATTACGGCGCAACCGGTTCGCCCATACGCAAAAAAACCGAGGTTGATTTCCTCTCAGGCGGCGTAAGTTCTTTCAGGAGGGGACTCTTTGACAGTTTCGCATTTGACACCGGGTTTTTTCACAAATACCGCATTGGAGAGGACAAAGAATTTACTTACAGGGTGTCCAGAAAATATAAACTTATCTATACACCCGACGCAAAACTTCTTCATATGGAATCCCCTGCAATGAGACCTGATGATTTTGCAAAGGGGAGGATGTTTGTCCTGTTTTCATATGTTTTTTTCACACGGTATAAAAAAAGTGGAATATTAAGCAGGCTCTTGTTTTATTACGCCCTTTCGGGATATGCATTATCGCGCGCAATAGTCTTTGTCTTTTCGCCGAACAGGAGGACGCTGGAACGGTTAATAGGCGTTCTTCACGGGATAAAGGAAATCTTTTCCGGAGAAGCGGCACTCGTCGTATAGAGTTAACCATGGAGAGGTCGCAGAGAAATATTTTTAAATAGATATAGTGTCGCCGTCAACAACTCTAATGCAAAGAGAATAGTCCTGAGCAGCAGTACTGCTCAGGACTATTGAAGTTATCAGCAGCAACGTATCATAAAACAAAAACTATCAGCAGTAATTTTATGGAATGTTTGGCAGGCATCTAATAACTTCTCCTTTTAAAGAAAGATTCCGAACAAGTC from Nitrospirota bacterium includes these protein-coding regions:
- a CDS encoding glycosyltransferase family 2 protein, which produces MFKSSVIIPTYNRPEELKNCVKSLLEQTVKPYEIIIVDDGNLKELPFEKECKEAGIRYLYLKKDTPGLTASRNLGIKASTGDIIFFLDDDVVLYSDYTEKILAVYEEDAGGKIGGVGGAITNPKPLKLIQRLRRIVNIIFLISGFQEGKVLASGFSTNYGATGSPIRKKTEVDFLSGGVSSFRRGLFDSFAFDTGFFHKYRIGEDKEFTYRVSRKYKLIYTPDAKLLHMESPAMRPDDFAKGRMFVLFSYVFFTRYKKSGILSRLLFYYALSGYALSRAIVFVFSPNRRTLERLIGVLHGIKEIFSGEAALVV